A stretch of the Pirellulales bacterium genome encodes the following:
- a CDS encoding tetratricopeptide repeat protein, with translation MAELWAQAAEQHRRGQLDAAEASYREILRFEPRHAEASLQLGILLRERGDVVAAARSLSRAARLHPGDAAIHFEIGSLLESLAQHDRALTHYKRALAIEPGHVQALIRGGDCWLSLASADRACLWYQRALEVAPASMSARNNLGSVYQAQGKLEDALREYRHVLAEHPAAFETRVNLATALHELGDTTAALVEIRSALLLRPQDAKALTNLGVLHEDLGEHELALATYERALAANPQDADAHLHRALLLVQQERFAEGWDEYEWRFATRTNQRARRFACPAWEGSSLASQHLFVHAEQGIGDEIMFATCLPEIIARAKHVTLTCDRRLATLFQRSFPRATVFGVERGGEPWRELAADADCHVPAGSLPRFVRRSERDFPRRGALLMADAARVEHWKARLQELGPGLKVGISWRGGADSKLLDGAGQGAGYRACARRRSCLLGQWSELLAVPNVCFVNLQYKATRQEFEQLPAEIRRRIYSFDEVDLRNDIDELAALASSLDLMISVGNATVHLAGAVGTPTWALLPRHWGWRWLGDRSDCLWYPRVRLWRQRTDGDWPELLGRVQGALAALSAQRRLALPSAEARLPRCPAGLSVSSSQPARTAKIS, from the coding sequence GTGGCTGAATTATGGGCGCAGGCCGCCGAGCAGCACCGTCGCGGCCAGCTCGACGCAGCCGAAGCAAGCTACCGCGAAATACTGCGGTTCGAGCCGCGCCATGCCGAGGCATCGCTGCAGCTTGGCATCTTGCTGCGCGAGCGCGGCGATGTGGTCGCCGCCGCGCGCAGCTTGTCGCGCGCCGCCAGGCTGCACCCGGGCGACGCGGCCATCCACTTCGAGATCGGCTCGCTGCTGGAGTCGCTCGCCCAGCACGATCGCGCGCTAACACACTACAAACGTGCTCTGGCGATCGAACCCGGTCACGTGCAGGCGTTGATCCGCGGAGGGGACTGCTGGCTGTCTCTCGCGAGTGCCGATCGGGCCTGCCTTTGGTACCAGCGCGCCCTCGAAGTCGCGCCGGCGAGCATGTCGGCGCGCAACAATCTGGGCAGCGTCTACCAGGCCCAGGGCAAGCTGGAGGACGCGCTGCGCGAGTATCGCCACGTTCTGGCCGAGCACCCGGCGGCGTTCGAAACGCGCGTGAATCTGGCGACGGCGCTACATGAGTTGGGAGACACGACCGCGGCCCTCGTAGAAATTCGCTCGGCGCTTCTGCTGCGGCCCCAGGATGCCAAGGCCCTGACGAATCTCGGCGTGCTCCACGAGGATCTCGGCGAACACGAGCTTGCCCTGGCCACGTACGAGCGTGCCCTGGCGGCGAATCCCCAAGATGCCGATGCGCACCTCCATCGGGCGCTGCTCTTGGTACAGCAAGAGCGCTTTGCCGAAGGCTGGGACGAATACGAGTGGCGTTTCGCGACACGCACGAATCAGCGTGCGCGACGCTTTGCCTGCCCCGCCTGGGAGGGCTCGTCGCTCGCGTCACAGCATCTTTTCGTGCATGCCGAGCAAGGCATTGGCGACGAGATCATGTTCGCCACCTGCCTGCCGGAGATCATCGCGCGGGCGAAGCACGTCACACTCACTTGCGATCGTCGTCTGGCTACGTTGTTCCAGCGCTCGTTTCCGCGGGCGACCGTGTTCGGAGTCGAACGGGGCGGGGAGCCTTGGCGCGAGCTTGCAGCGGATGCCGATTGCCATGTGCCGGCGGGCAGCCTGCCTCGCTTCGTGCGCCGCTCGGAGCGTGACTTTCCCAGGCGAGGGGCACTGCTGATGGCCGATGCCGCGCGCGTCGAGCATTGGAAAGCCCGTCTGCAAGAGTTGGGGCCAGGGCTCAAAGTGGGGATCTCCTGGCGGGGAGGCGCCGACAGCAAGCTCCTCGACGGCGCTGGTCAGGGAGCGGGCTATCGCGCGTGCGCGCGTCGCCGGTCGTGCCTCTTGGGGCAGTGGAGCGAGTTGCTCGCCGTGCCCAACGTGTGCTTCGTCAACTTGCAGTACAAGGCCACGCGCCAGGAGTTCGAACAACTGCCGGCCGAGATCCGCCGGCGCATTTACTCGTTCGACGAAGTCGATCTGCGCAACGACATCGACGAGCTGGCGGCCTTGGCGAGCTCGCTCGATCTGATGATCTCGGTCGGCAATGCCACGGTCCACCTCGCCGGAGCCGTGGGCACGCCCACGTGGGCGCTGTTGCCGCGTCACTGGGGGTGGCGATGGCTTGGCGATCGTAGCGATTGCCTGTGGTATCCGCGCGTACGACTCTGGCGGCAGCGCACCGACGGAGACTGGCCCGAACTATTAGGGCGGGTCCAGGGCGCCCTGGCGGCCCTCTCGGCTCAGCGCAGGCTGGCTTTGCCTTCGGCCGAAGCAAGACTGCCCCGCTGCCCGGCGGGATTATCGGTGTCATCGTCGCAGCCGGCACGTACGGCAAAAATTTCCTAA
- the fliD gene encoding flagellar filament capping protein FliD: protein MGRITSNVGLISGIPIQETVEKLIALQARPRDLIVDRNKGLESQQVALTEISAMLLSMQLAARRLGQSTLFQQRTAISSSPDLVSVTASNNAALGVYQFTPLRLAQSHQVISTPIASKTSALPTGSFSFGFGGFVNGDTNLDVLGGGTGLERGKIRITDRSGASAEIDLTRARTTNDVLTAINSNGTISVRAELHGDRLRLVDLSGESVANLRVQEVGGATAASLGLAGINVAASQADGQDVVRLFDQLRLDRLNGGNGVRFDHLLADMEVRFRDSSSPLTIDFARLARSGTRATTTTDALDPNARVVFTAVEGGSAYEDVEIVFEDDANITAGNETVFYDDNDPQDKRLVFKIDAGNTTAAQIRDALNRDATASKAFKAALPSGANGTSAVSVTDTAVTAGPPATATTPGHSGAHAQIAFTAVQPGSGFDDVTIEFQYNPSVNPGEETVQYDDSDPDNKRLVFQINDGGTTAANVIAALNNDPVAGQIFHAANANGNDGSGLILDTDTTITSGGALVEPLAATNELTLGEVLAVLNAADPARLRAEIAPDGDRILLTDLTADNGGTFEVVSLNGSKAAEDLGLAAAASSDTITGGRLFAGFNTALLRNLNGGKGLGTLGTLSLTDRSGASATVDLSTAETLQEVIDAINAAGIGIEAAVNSARNGISLADTTGSTVSNLIVSNVVPASQTAEKLSLAINATVTSVNSQSLRLQSISENTLLSSYNGGAGVTRGTVKLTDTAGVSGTLNLADESIQTIGDVLTAIRRLGIGIEGRINERGDGILLVDTAHGSGTMAASEGSSNTARDLHLLGQMTIQVVDSVPTKVIDGTTTFTVELDGTRTLDDVVSLINSKGVGVTSTLFNDGSLSGSYRFTLLSSKTGTAAELLIDTSNASFNFSEISRAQDALLYYGAGSGPGGVIAASSSNGFADLVGGLSVTILGTSSSSVSVSVSQSDANLTTAVQSFVDSYNKIRTRIDTLTAFNATTGAKGVLQGDSNLQRLEGALAEVLSGRFAGTGAVQSLGVLGIKLGENGQLSFDANALKTRFTNDPTAVEQLFTNANSGVAFRLDELVKQFAASDNALLVKRLETLDNKLITNNERIDVLNVRLDKSRERLLLTFYRLEESIAKIQGNLSALSALQPLKPMVSA, encoded by the coding sequence ATGGGACGCATCACCAGCAACGTCGGCCTCATCAGCGGCATACCGATCCAAGAGACGGTCGAGAAGCTGATTGCGCTGCAGGCGCGGCCGCGCGATCTCATCGTCGACCGCAACAAGGGGCTCGAATCGCAGCAGGTCGCACTGACCGAAATCTCGGCCATGCTGCTGTCGATGCAGTTGGCGGCTCGGCGGCTCGGCCAAAGCACGCTTTTCCAGCAGCGTACCGCCATCAGCTCGAGTCCCGACCTGGTCAGTGTCACCGCCAGCAACAACGCCGCGCTCGGCGTTTACCAATTCACGCCGTTGCGGCTCGCCCAGTCGCACCAGGTAATCAGCACGCCGATCGCTAGCAAGACAAGCGCGCTGCCCACGGGCAGCTTCTCGTTCGGCTTCGGTGGCTTCGTTAATGGCGATACGAATCTCGATGTGCTCGGCGGAGGCACGGGGCTCGAACGGGGCAAGATCCGCATCACCGATCGTAGCGGCGCCTCGGCCGAAATCGATCTGACGCGGGCCCGCACGACGAACGACGTCCTCACGGCGATCAACTCGAACGGCACGATCTCGGTGCGGGCCGAGCTGCACGGCGATCGCCTTCGCCTCGTCGATCTCAGCGGCGAGAGCGTCGCGAACCTGCGCGTGCAGGAAGTGGGGGGCGCCACGGCCGCCTCGCTCGGCCTGGCCGGCATCAATGTCGCCGCCAGTCAGGCCGATGGCCAGGACGTCGTCAGGCTGTTCGATCAGTTGCGTCTCGATCGCCTCAACGGCGGCAACGGCGTCCGTTTCGACCATCTACTGGCCGACATGGAGGTACGTTTTCGCGATAGTAGCAGTCCGCTGACGATCGACTTCGCCCGGCTCGCACGCAGCGGCACCCGGGCCACGACGACGACCGACGCGCTCGACCCAAACGCCCGCGTCGTGTTCACCGCGGTCGAGGGAGGCAGCGCCTACGAGGACGTGGAGATCGTCTTCGAGGACGACGCCAACATCACAGCGGGCAACGAAACCGTCTTTTACGACGACAACGATCCGCAAGACAAGCGGCTGGTGTTCAAGATCGACGCCGGCAACACGACCGCCGCGCAAATTCGGGACGCGCTCAATCGCGATGCCACGGCGAGCAAGGCGTTCAAGGCAGCGCTACCTTCGGGCGCCAACGGTACGTCGGCCGTCTCGGTCACCGATACGGCCGTCACGGCGGGCCCGCCGGCCACGGCCACCACGCCAGGCCATAGCGGCGCCCATGCGCAAATCGCGTTCACGGCGGTCCAGCCTGGAAGTGGCTTCGATGACGTGACGATCGAGTTCCAGTACAACCCGTCGGTGAACCCCGGCGAAGAGACGGTTCAATACGACGACAGCGATCCCGACAACAAGCGTCTTGTCTTCCAGATCAACGACGGCGGCACGACGGCGGCGAACGTGATTGCCGCGTTGAACAACGACCCGGTTGCCGGGCAGATCTTCCACGCGGCGAACGCCAATGGCAACGATGGATCGGGGCTCATCCTCGACACCGATACCACGATCACCTCGGGGGGGGCGCTCGTCGAACCGCTGGCCGCCACCAACGAGCTGACGCTGGGCGAGGTACTGGCCGTGCTCAACGCGGCCGACCCTGCCCGCTTGCGCGCTGAGATTGCCCCGGACGGCGACCGCATCCTGCTCACCGATCTCACGGCCGACAACGGCGGCACGTTCGAGGTCGTCAGCCTGAATGGCTCGAAGGCCGCCGAAGATCTGGGCCTCGCCGCGGCCGCCAGCAGCGACACGATCACGGGCGGGCGCCTCTTTGCCGGCTTCAACACGGCACTGCTGCGAAATCTGAACGGCGGCAAAGGGTTGGGCACCCTGGGCACGCTCTCGCTCACCGACCGAAGTGGCGCCTCGGCCACGGTCGACCTGTCGACCGCCGAGACCCTGCAAGAGGTCATCGATGCGATCAACGCGGCCGGCATTGGTATCGAAGCGGCCGTGAACAGTGCCCGCAACGGAATTTCGCTCGCGGATACCACGGGATCGACTGTCAGTAATCTAATCGTCTCGAACGTCGTGCCTGCCTCGCAGACGGCCGAGAAGCTGAGCCTGGCGATCAACGCGACGGTCACGTCGGTCAACAGTCAGAGCCTCCGTCTGCAATCGATCAGCGAGAATACCCTGCTCTCGTCGTACAACGGCGGAGCGGGAGTCACGCGCGGCACGGTCAAGCTCACCGACACCGCGGGCGTTTCGGGCACGCTGAACCTGGCGGACGAATCGATCCAGACGATCGGCGACGTGCTCACGGCAATCCGCCGGCTGGGCATCGGCATCGAAGGGCGCATCAACGAGCGCGGCGACGGTATCCTGCTGGTCGACACGGCCCACGGTTCCGGCACGATGGCCGCGAGCGAAGGGTCGTCGAACACGGCCCGCGATCTGCACCTGCTGGGGCAGATGACGATCCAGGTCGTCGACTCCGTGCCGACCAAGGTGATCGATGGCACGACGACCTTCACGGTCGAGCTCGACGGCACGCGGACGCTCGACGATGTCGTTTCTTTGATCAACAGCAAGGGGGTGGGGGTCACGTCGACGCTCTTCAACGACGGCTCGCTCAGCGGCTCCTATCGCTTCACGCTCTTGTCATCGAAAACCGGCACGGCGGCAGAACTGCTCATCGATACGTCGAACGCGTCGTTCAACTTCAGCGAGATCTCGCGGGCTCAAGATGCGCTGTTGTACTACGGCGCCGGGTCGGGCCCTGGGGGCGTGATTGCCGCCTCGAGTTCGAACGGCTTCGCCGATCTCGTCGGCGGTCTGTCGGTGACGATCCTGGGCACCTCCAGCTCGTCGGTCAGCGTCAGCGTCTCGCAAAGCGACGCCAACCTGACGACGGCGGTGCAGTCGTTTGTCGACTCGTACAACAAGATTCGCACGCGCATCGATACGCTCACGGCCTTCAACGCCACGACGGGCGCCAAAGGCGTGCTGCAGGGCGACTCCAATCTGCAGCGACTCGAAGGAGCGCTCGCCGAGGTGTTGAGCGGCCGCTTTGCCGGCACAGGTGCGGTGCAATCGCTGGGCGTGCTCGGCATCAAGCTGGGGGAGAACGGCCAACTGAGCTTCGACGCCAATGCGCTGAAAACTCGCTTTACCAACGACCCGACTGCCGTCGAGCAACTCTTTACCAACGCCAACTCCGGCGTGGCGTTTCGCCTCGACGAATTGGTGAAGCAGTTCGCCGCTTCGGACAACGCGCTGCTGGTCAAGCGTTTGGAGACGCTCGACAACAAACTCATTACCAACAACGAACGCATCGACGTGCTGAACGTGCGTCTCGACAAGTCACGCGAACGGCTGCTACTCACCTTCTATCGGCTCGAAGAGTCGATCGCCAAGATACAGGGCAATCTCTCGGCACTCTCGGCGCTGCAACCGCTGAAACCGATGGTTTCGGCCTAA